CATATCTAGCTGGAACTATCCATTCTCCATCTATATCCTCAACTTTAACTTTATAATTTTCTAAATCTCTTGATGAAATAGAGATTAAAGAACCATCTGGAGCATATCTTTCTGGTCTATCCATTTGTCCCTCTATATATAGTGGTATTCCTTGACTTCTTCTATTCCCAAATTTATCTTTTACTGAAGGTCTTGATCCATCACTATATTTTTCCATAGCTATTTGTCTTGCTACTGGTGGTAACCCATTTATATTTTTGTAATTTTTTAACGTTCCAAATCTAATATTTTCTCCTTGAAAACTATCTAATCGATCTAAATATCTAGATATTTTATCCCATTGAAATTCTCTTGTAATTTTACCATATTTATAAGTATCTTTTAAAGTATACTTATTATAAGTCAAATCCTTTTCAATTGTTGCTGCACTAGATATTAAAAAGCTAAAAATAGAAAACATTCCTAAAAGTAAATATCTAAATTTATTTTTCATAACATACCCCTCTAATCAATTTTTATGAAACTATATACTAGATATACTTTGAAATTTTCTTTTTTCCTACTTCATAAACATAAAAGAGTACAGGAATTAAAATTAGTGTTAATAATGTTGAGAAAATTAATCCAAATATAACTGCTATGGCCATTCCCTTATACATTTCACTACCTTGCCCTATTCCTAAAGATAAAGGAACCATTCCAAACACTGTTGTCATTGTTGTCATAAAAATTGGTCTTAATCTTGTTTTTCCTGCTTCTAGTATAGCCTGATCTAAAGGTAACTCTCTTTCTAAAAGAATCTTTATATAATCTATTAAAACTATTGCGTTATTTACAACTATTCCTGCTAGCATAATGATTCCAACAAAAACCATCGTATTTGTTTTTTGTCCCGTTACTAATAATCCGCTATAGACACCTATTATTGACAACGGAACAGTTCCCATTACTATTATTGGAAGTATATATGATTCAAATTGAGCAGCTAATATAAAGTAAACTAAAAACATTGCAACCATAAATGCAAACTTTAGTTGTTCATTTACTTCTGCCATATTTCTTCCACTTCCACCAAAAGAATATGTTATTGTTTTTGGTAGTCCTACCTCATCTAAAATCTCTTTTATATACTTTTGACCTGTTACTAAATCTAAACCATTAGAAGTATTCGCGTCAATAGTTACCATTGTAATTTTATCCTCTTTATCAATTCCATATGCTCCTTCACCAATTTCAAAAGTAGCTATATCTTTTAATTTTACAACTCCACCATTTTGAGATTTTATTCTCATCTCCTTTATTTTTTCAGGTGAATTTCTAAACTCTTCAGCAAGTCTTAAACTTACATCTACTTCTTCATTTGCTGTTTTTATCTTTATTGGAGCTCCACCTAAGATTTGATAACTTACTGAAAGTGTTAAATCATTAACTTTAACTCCATAATACTCCATTTTTTTTCTATCTAAAAGTATTCTCACTTCTGGATTTCCATTAACCATAGAGTTATTTATATCTGTAAATCCTGGATTTGCTGCCATTTTTTCTGAAATTACTTTTGAAACATAACCTAATTGATTTAGATCATCAGATTTTAAAATTAAAGTTATATCTCTTCCTGTTCCTCTTCCAAAAGCCATTCTAGGAACTAAATTTAATTTTACATCTGGAATATGTGATATCTTTTTTCTTGTCTCTCCCATTATTTGTTGCACTTTTTTATCTCTATCACTTTTAGGTCCTATATCTACAATTATTGAGACTGCTTCTTTCCCTACTGAAGATATAAATTTTTTTGTTTGAGAATCCTTTTCTACAATAGATTCCAGCTCTTTTGCTACTCTATTAGCTTTTTCAATCTCCATCCCACTTGGAAGTTCAGCTATAATACTATATATTCCATCATCAGTTGTTGGCATAAACTCTCCGCCAATATTTCTAGCTCCATATCCTACAACTCCTATAAACAAAGCTACCATACTTATAATAACTATCGCTTTATGTTTTAAAGAATTTGATAATATCTTTGAATAATATTTTTTTATATACTTTAAAACTCTTCCTTCTTCATGTACTGTATTTTTAGATTTTAAAATTCTACTTGATACCATTGGTACAAAAGTTATAGCTATTATCAACGATGCTAATAAAGAAAATGTTATTGAATATGCCATATCTTTATAAATCTCTTTCGCTCTTCCCTCTCTTATAACTATAGGAATAAACACAGCGATTGTTGTTGCTGTTGAAGCTATTATTGGAATAATAACTTCTGTAGCTCCATTTTCCGATGCTTCCATTCTATCTTGTCCTAGCTCAGTTAAATGTCTAAAGATATTATCTAAAACAACTATTGAGTTATCTACTAACATTCCCACTCCTAAAGATAATCCCATTAAAGNNNNNNNNNNNNNNNNNNNNNNNNNNNNNNNNNNNNNNNNNNNNNNNNNNNNNNNNNNNNNNNNNNNNNNNNNNNNNNNNNNNNNNNNNNNNNNNNNNNNTATTGAAACTGGTATAGCCACTGTTACAACTAACGTTGCTCTCCAGTCTCTTAAAAAAATAAATAGTATTATTCCAGCTAATACAAGGCCTGTTATAGCATTATTTTCAACTGTATTTATAGATCTCGTTATATCCACAGCAGAATCTCTATTTATAGTAAACGATGCTCCTTTAGGTAAAAGAGGCTCCATCTTTTTTAACTCCTCTTTTGCTATCTTAGAGATTTCAACTGTGTTTCCAACATCACTCTTTTCTATATTTATTATAATATTTTCAATTCCATCAGTTCTACCATAACTACTTCTATCTTTTATTCCTAAATTAACATCTGCTATATCTGTTAAATATAGGGTATCTCCATTTGAATTTTTTAAAACTATTTCTTGAATATCTTCTAAAGTTTTAGCTTCCCCTGATACTTTTACCAAGTATTCTTTATCACCTTCTCGTATATATCCAGATGGGAAGTTTAAACTAGCACTTTTTAATGTACTATACAAATCCGTAACTGTAAGATTATATGCCTCTAATTTCTCTGGATCAATATTTATACTTATCTCCTTTTCTAATCCACCAAAAACACTTACGGTTCCAACACCCTCTATTCTTTCTAACCTTGGTATAACAACGTTATCTGCAAAACTTTTTAAGTTTATTAGATCCTCTCCTCTTAATCCAATAAGCATTACTCTATCTCCAGAAGATGATGTTTTTCTTATAACTGGTTCATCAATATCATCTGGTAAACTATTTCTTATTCTACTAACAGCTGTTACTAAATCATTAACTTTATTATCTATAATAACACCGTATTCAAATTCAACTGTTAGTGCTGATTTTCCCATAGTTGATTTAGTTGTAATTCTTTTTATTCCTTCCACACTTGTTAAACCTTTTTCAATTTCTTTTGTAACTAACTTCTCCATATCATCTGGAGAGGCGCCTTTCCAACTTACTCTAATTGCAGCCATTGGCATATTATAATTTGGCATAAGTTGTGTTTTTAAATTAACTAATGTTAATATTCCTAGTATAACCATTGATATTATTATCATCATAGTGACAACAGGACGTTTTATTGAAAATTGTGCTATATTCATCTGTTCCCCCTAATTTAAAATATTAACTTTATCTCTATCTTCTAATAAAAATTGTCCCTCTGTCACAAGTTTCATATTTGAATAAAGTTCATCACTTATAATCTCTTGTTTTTCATTATTTGAATATCCTCTTTCTACCTTTATCCTCTTAGCCTCTCCGTTTTCTACTACGAAGATATATGAATATAGTTCCTTTATAACAATCGCATTTTTAGGAACTAGGTATCCTCTTTTGCTTCCTGTTTCAACTAAAACCTTAGAGTACATTCCTTTTTTTATTTTTCCCTCTGGATTTTCAATTTCTACTTTTATCTGATATTTTTTATTATCTTTATTTGCTACGGGATTTATTTCATATACATTACCAAAATAGTTATTTTCAATTCCTTCCAAATCTATTTCTGCTTTATTACCAACAGATAATTCACTTATTTCATGGACTGATACTCCAGTTTTTACAAGCATTTTACTATCATCAACAACTGTTACCAAATCACTATTTGGTGTTATTTTTTCATAAAGCTTTAAATTTAAATCTGTAATAACTCCATTTAATTTTGCTTTGACAATTAAATCTTCATAATCTTTCTTAGCAGCCAAATAAGTCGCTTCTGAGTTTTTCAAAGCACTTTCTCCTTGAAGAAAATTAGTTTTCTTCACTAAATACTCCTCTTCAGATATAAGTTGTTTTTCATAAAGTTGCTTAAATTTTTCATAATTTTTTTTCTTTATTTCAAAATCTGCCTTATTAGAGATATATGTTGCTTGAGCTTTTAAATAAGCTGATTGCACTTCTTGATCCTCTAAAACTAATATAATTTGACCTTTTTTTACTTTATCTCCATTTTTAAAATTTATCCTTTTTACAGTTCCACCTGTTTTAGTTACAACTTTAACTTCATTTAAAGGTTCTGTTACTCCACTCGATATATTTAGACGTATTATTGATTCTGGTTTTATTTCAGATATTTTAATATTTTTTCCTAAAATTTCTTTTGATTTCTGTTTGCCATTATTACTACCACATCCAAATAATATTAATGATATTGATATTATCAGTAACTTTTTTATCACTTTTTTCCTCCAACTATTATTATTTTGTATATAAAACTATTTTATCATATTTGATATTTATTTGCATCGCTTATATTTAATTAATATTATACTATATTTTTAAAAAAATATATTTACTTTTATCAACCAAATATAACTTTTTTTATGTTGTTATGTTATAATAATAAACATACAATTAGGAGGTACTTTTTATGAAACATATAAATCTTTTAATCAAACCGTCATCAAGCCTTTGCAATATAAATTGTGATTACTGTTTTTATAGTGATGTTGCATTTAATAGAGCTCATCCAAGTTTTGGTTTTATGAATATAGAAACCTTAGAAAAGCTAGTAAAAGAAAGTTTCTTCACTGCAAAGACTTCTATTACATTTTCTTTTCAAGGTGGAGAACCTACTTTAATAGGAATTGAATTTTATAAAGCATTTCATAGTTTTATAAAAAAATATAATACAAATAATATTTCTGTTAACTTTGCTATTCAAACTAATGGAATTTTGTTAAATAAAGAATGGGCCAATTTATTTAAACAAGAGAAATATTTAGTTGGTATTTCTTTAGATG
This portion of the Cetobacterium somerae ATCC BAA-474 genome encodes:
- a CDS encoding L,D-transpeptidase, with the protein product MKNKFRYLLLGMFSIFSFLISSAATIEKDLTYNKYTLKDTYKYGKITREFQWDKISRYLDRLDSFQGENIRFGTLKNYKNINGLPPVARQIAMEKYSDGSRPSVKDKFGNRRSQGIPLYIEGQMDRPERYAPDGSLISISSRDLENYKVKVEDIDGEWIVPARYVKEIQANNFPRVVVVDRKNQNIATLEKVGEVWKVRSMNPASTGLDRPPYQLPTPLGVFVVQGKKYKMEYLKDGSHTEIDGYAPYASRFSGGGYIHGVPVNLPRTEMIEYSPTLGTTPRSHMCVRNATSHAKYVYEWAETNKGLVIVIE
- a CDS encoding efflux RND transporter permease subunit; this translates as LMGLSLGVGMLVDNSIVVLDNIFRHLTELGQDRMEASENGATEVIIPIIASTATTIAVFIPIVIREGRAKEIYKDMAYSITFSLLASLIIAITFVPMVSSRILKSKNTVHEEGRVLKYIKKYYSKILSNSLKHKAIVIISMVALFIGVVGYGARNIGGEFMPTTDDGIYSIIAELPSGMEIEKANRVAKELESIVEKDSQTKKFISSVGKEAVSIIVDIGPKSDRDKKVQQIMGETRKKISHIPDVKLNLVPRMAFGRGTGRDITLILKSDDLNQLGYVSKVISEKMAANPGFTDINNSMVNGNPEVRILLDRKKMEYYGVKVNDLTLSVSYQILGGAPIKIKTANEEVDVSLRLAEEFRNSPEKIKEMRIKSQNGGVVKLKDIATFEIGEGAYGIDKEDKITMVTIDANTSNGLDLVTGQKYIKEILDEVGLPKTITYSFGGSGRNMAEVNEQLKFAFMVAMFLVYFILAAQFESYILPIIVMGTVPLSIIGVYSGLLVTGQKTNTMVFVGIIMLAGIVVNNAIVLIDYIKILLERELPLDQAILEAGKTRLRPIFMTTMTTVFGMVPLSLGIGQGSEMYKGMAIAVIFGLIFSTLLTLILIPVLFYVYEVGKKKISKYI
- a CDS encoding efflux RND transporter permease subunit, giving the protein MNIAQFSIKRPVVTMMIIISMVILGILTLVNLKTQLMPNYNMPMAAIRVSWKGASPDDMEKLVTKEIEKGLTSVEGIKRITTKSTMGKSALTVEFEYGVIIDNKVNDLVTAVSRIRNSLPDDIDEPVIRKTSSSGDRVMLIGLRGEDLINLKSFADNVVIPRLERIEGVGTVSVFGGLEKEISINIDPEKLEAYNLTVTDLYSTLKSASLNFPSGYIREGDKEYLVKVSGEAKTLEDIQEIVLKNSNGDTLYLTDIADVNLGIKDRSSYGRTDGIENIIINIEKSDVGNTVEISKIAKEELKKMEPLLPKGASFTINRDSAVDITRSINTVENNAITGLVLAGIILFIFLRDWRATLVVTVAIPVSI
- a CDS encoding efflux RND transporter periplasmic adaptor subunit, producing MIKKLLIISISLILFGCGSNNGKQKSKEILGKNIKISEIKPESIIRLNISSGVTEPLNEVKVVTKTGGTVKRINFKNGDKVKKGQIILVLEDQEVQSAYLKAQATYISNKADFEIKKKNYEKFKQLYEKQLISEEEYLVKKTNFLQGESALKNSEATYLAAKKDYEDLIVKAKLNGVITDLNLKLYEKITPNSDLVTVVDDSKMLVKTGVSVHEISELSVGNKAEIDLEGIENNYFGNVYEINPVANKDNKKYQIKVEIENPEGKIKKGMYSKVLVETGSKRGYLVPKNAIVIKELYSYIFVVENGEAKRIKVERGYSNNEKQEIISDELYSNMKLVTEGQFLLEDRDKVNILN